Proteins from a genomic interval of Paenibacillus sp. RC334:
- a CDS encoding FlxA-like family protein has translation MNISSTSSSSISIASTSSSSSTNDTASLEKQKAQLEAEYNKVQQSKDNKDTIETKMKQLQQQIKQIEAQIAQQSSQSTGTSTPKAQQPALPSNTETTRVNTANSSDITGVGKSLDISI, from the coding sequence ATGAACATTTCATCGACATCCAGCAGTTCTATATCTATTGCAAGCACCTCATCTTCATCGAGTACCAATGATACAGCTAGTCTGGAAAAGCAAAAAGCTCAACTTGAAGCGGAGTACAACAAGGTACAGCAAAGTAAGGATAATAAAGACACAATAGAAACAAAAATGAAGCAGCTTCAGCAGCAAATTAAACAAATTGAAGCGCAAATTGCCCAGCAGAGCTCTCAATCCACCGGCACGTCAACTCCAAAAGCGCAACAGCCAGCTCTACCAAGCAACACGGAAACCACTCGTGTCAACACTGCTAACAGTAGCGACATTACCGGTGTTGGGAAGTCATTGGATATTTCAATCTAA
- a CDS encoding methyltransferase — protein sequence MIRISHLVQERFLFLFKFLHSPAYVGSVTPSSRFLAKKMIESIPWSEIHSVAELGAGTGAITQYIPSAAREQTKVLLFEKDQTMRRDLKKRFPNYLCYSDSLELQRAMQNAEIEQLDCIISGLPFFNFPQAMRDQIVEQIHLSLKDQGMFVAFQYSKQMKQQLEEWFDIEEIKFVPMNIPPAFVYVCRKKA from the coding sequence ATGATCCGTATTAGTCATTTGGTTCAAGAGAGATTTCTGTTTTTATTTAAATTTTTGCATTCGCCAGCCTATGTGGGTAGTGTAACACCAAGCTCCAGATTTCTAGCTAAAAAAATGATCGAATCCATTCCATGGAGTGAAATTCATAGTGTTGCCGAGCTTGGTGCTGGTACCGGGGCAATCACTCAATACATTCCATCTGCTGCAAGGGAACAAACCAAGGTACTGCTTTTTGAGAAGGATCAGACAATGCGACGAGATTTAAAAAAGAGATTTCCAAATTATCTTTGTTACTCCGACTCCCTTGAGCTTCAACGTGCTATGCAAAATGCCGAAATTGAACAGCTTGACTGCATTATAAGCGGGCTGCCATTTTTTAATTTCCCCCAAGCGATGCGAGATCAAATTGTAGAACAGATTCACCTATCGCTCAAGGATCAGGGAATGTTTGTCGCCTTTCAATATTCCAAGCAAATGAAACAGCAATTAGAGGAATGGTTTGATATTGAGGAAATCAAGTTTGTGCCTATGAACATTCCACCTGCGTTCGTCTATGTATGCCGGAAGAAAGCATGA